The Vibrio kanaloae genome has a window encoding:
- a CDS encoding protein-disulfide reductase DsbD, with the protein MRRLATLLFVCVSLFTQPAWALFGNDNAEPSFGGNNNGFVPVDQAFPFNYYQQDGQVLLDWQVKEGYYLYQHSLSFSGQNLAIGNVKIEDGQPHQDEFFGEVSIYTQPLFVQVPLQSYQDGSQLIVKYQGCADAGFCYPPETRIIDIEPFTATDSGDMKSSDAQNSDASQGFSDAAGEADNSVQPSSPTTDAASNTTQQTNTPVSKDAGLADKLGDSWWTPLLFLALGVGLAFTPCVLPMYPILTGIVLGGGKLSQGRALMLSFIYVQGMALTYTLLGLVVASAGMQFQAAMQHPYVLIALSILFVALAMSMFGVYNLQLPSSIQTWLNNQSNKQQGGNTLGVFAMGAISGLVCSPCTTAPLSGALLYVAQSGDLFTGAIALYALAMGMGIPLILVAVFGNKLLPKAGSWMDKVKIVFGFILLAAPIFLLERIIPELWATVLWSGLGFIAFGWLYHSKNALPFGGWKQSAVGIIAMLGLFASAQPALNYWFAEKSITVEQQHIQFARINTVEELEIQLIEAKKLGKPVMLDFYADWCVACKEFEKYTFHQADVENKLSDFVLLQADVTRNMPQDIELLKQLQVLGLPTIEFWDGEGNHVPNARVTGFMPADIFLKHIQDHQL; encoded by the coding sequence ATGCGACGACTTGCCACATTACTTTTTGTTTGCGTTTCCTTATTCACCCAGCCTGCGTGGGCGCTTTTTGGAAATGACAACGCCGAGCCAAGCTTCGGAGGCAATAACAATGGTTTTGTCCCTGTAGACCAAGCTTTCCCTTTCAATTACTACCAACAAGACGGCCAAGTGCTTCTCGACTGGCAAGTAAAGGAGGGCTACTACCTTTATCAACATAGCCTCTCTTTTAGCGGTCAAAACCTCGCAATCGGCAATGTTAAAATAGAAGATGGCCAACCACACCAAGATGAATTCTTCGGTGAAGTAAGCATTTATACTCAACCGTTATTCGTGCAAGTTCCGCTACAGAGTTACCAAGATGGCTCACAGCTGATCGTTAAGTATCAAGGCTGTGCAGATGCTGGTTTCTGCTATCCACCCGAAACTCGAATCATCGACATTGAGCCATTTACTGCGACGGATTCTGGAGATATGAAAAGCAGTGATGCGCAAAACAGTGATGCCTCGCAAGGTTTTTCTGATGCTGCTGGTGAAGCTGACAATTCAGTACAACCCTCTTCTCCTACGACTGACGCAGCAAGCAATACCACTCAACAAACCAATACTCCCGTTTCAAAAGACGCAGGCTTAGCCGATAAACTCGGTGACAGTTGGTGGACACCATTACTATTCTTAGCGCTCGGTGTTGGTTTAGCCTTTACGCCGTGTGTTCTGCCTATGTATCCAATTCTAACGGGTATCGTTTTAGGTGGTGGCAAGCTCAGCCAAGGTCGTGCGCTGATGCTATCGTTCATCTACGTGCAAGGCATGGCGTTAACCTACACCTTATTGGGTTTAGTGGTTGCCTCTGCGGGTATGCAGTTCCAGGCTGCGATGCAACATCCTTACGTATTAATTGCGTTGAGCATTCTGTTCGTGGCGTTAGCCATGTCGATGTTTGGTGTTTATAACCTGCAACTGCCGAGCAGCATCCAAACTTGGCTCAACAACCAAAGTAACAAGCAACAAGGTGGCAATACCTTGGGTGTGTTCGCGATGGGTGCGATCTCTGGCTTGGTGTGTTCACCTTGTACCACTGCGCCACTGTCGGGTGCGCTGTTGTATGTGGCTCAAAGTGGCGACCTATTTACCGGTGCTATTGCTCTGTATGCCTTAGCGATGGGTATGGGTATCCCGCTGATCTTGGTTGCAGTATTTGGTAATAAACTTCTGCCGAAAGCAGGCAGTTGGATGGACAAGGTGAAGATCGTATTTGGCTTTATCTTGCTGGCAGCTCCAATCTTCTTACTAGAGCGCATTATCCCTGAATTATGGGCAACCGTGCTTTGGTCTGGCCTTGGGTTTATCGCTTTCGGTTGGTTGTACCATAGCAAGAATGCACTGCCATTCGGCGGTTGGAAGCAAAGCGCTGTGGGCATCATCGCGATGCTTGGCCTATTCGCTTCGGCACAGCCTGCATTGAACTATTGGTTTGCGGAGAAGAGCATAACGGTAGAACAACAGCATATCCAATTTGCACGCATCAATACCGTTGAAGAGCTAGAGATCCAACTCATCGAAGCGAAAAAACTGGGCAAGCCAGTAATGCTCGATTTCTACGCCGATTGGTGTGTGGCGTGTAAAGAGTTTGAGAAGTACACCTTCCATCAGGCCGATGTCGAAAACAAACTATCTGACTTCGTGTTGCTTCAGGCCGACGTAACGAGAAACATGCCTCAAGACATTGAATTACTAAAGCAATTACAAGTGCTAGGCTTACCAACCATTGAGTTCTGGGACGGTGAGGGTAACCATGTTCCAAATGCTCGTGTGACCGGCTTTATGCCTGCTGATATATTCCTAAAGCACATTCAAGACCACCAGCTATAA
- a CDS encoding arginine repressor — MNEITEHGCLYSAEDKTLTAACKRLLQQQSFSTQNQLREKLVDIGYIGISQSTVSRILSQLGVVKVQNACGKKVYCITIESAPVRVDASISSQIELITHNQAMVIVKTHPGCAQLVARLVDIDPHTEIIGTVGGNDTVLIIPKDTMNIDACEQVVKARLGVA; from the coding sequence ATGAACGAAATCACTGAGCACGGTTGCTTGTATTCAGCTGAAGATAAAACACTGACTGCAGCGTGCAAACGCTTGCTACAACAACAAAGCTTCTCGACCCAGAATCAACTGAGAGAGAAACTCGTCGACATTGGCTATATAGGTATTAGTCAATCGACCGTATCTCGTATTTTGTCACAACTCGGCGTTGTAAAAGTTCAAAACGCCTGTGGTAAGAAGGTCTACTGCATAACCATTGAGAGTGCACCTGTACGTGTCGACGCATCCATCTCCTCGCAAATCGAATTAATTACTCACAACCAAGCCATGGTGATAGTAAAGACTCACCCGGGTTGTGCACAGCTGGTCGCAAGATTAGTCGATATCGACCCACATACTGAAATTATCGGTACCGTTGGCGGCAATGACACGGTGCTCATTATTCCAAAAGACACGATGAATATTGATGCTTGCGAACAAGTGGTAAAAGCACGTTTGGGCGTCGCCTAA
- the pyrI gene encoding aspartate carbamoyltransferase regulatory subunit — protein MVKQTQLQVEAIRNGSVIDHIPAHLGIKILKLFKLHKTEQRITMGLNLPSSALGNKDLIKIENIFLTKEQANQLALYAPQATVNQIEEYKVVNKLTLVLPEQINSVFACPNSNCISHGEPVESSFKVQLKHENVQLKCHYCEKVFSREIMSEIR, from the coding sequence ATGGTTAAACAAACTCAGCTACAAGTAGAAGCGATCCGTAACGGCAGCGTCATTGACCACATCCCTGCTCACCTTGGTATCAAAATCCTTAAATTGTTTAAGCTGCATAAAACAGAACAACGAATCACCATGGGGTTAAACCTGCCATCATCAGCACTCGGCAACAAAGACCTGATCAAGATTGAGAACATCTTTCTGACCAAGGAACAAGCCAACCAATTGGCTCTGTATGCTCCGCAAGCCACAGTCAACCAAATTGAAGAGTACAAAGTAGTCAACAAGCTAACCCTTGTGCTGCCAGAGCAAATCAACAGTGTGTTCGCTTGTCCAAATAGCAACTGTATTTCACACGGTGAACCAGTCGAAAGTAGCTTTAAAGTGCAGCTAAAACACGAAAACGTACAGCTAAAATGTCACTATTGTGAAAAAGTATTCTCTCGCGAGATCATGAGCGAAATTCGCTAA
- the pyrB gene encoding aspartate carbamoyltransferase, with protein MAHSLFNKHIISIPELTRNELELIVNTAAKLKAEPNPELLKNKVVASCFFEPSTRTRLSFETAVQRLGGTVIGFDNGGNTSLAKKGETLADSVQVISSYVDAFVMRHPQEGAARLASEFSNDVPIVNGGDGANQHPTQTLLDLFSIYETQGTLDNLNVAFVGDLKYGRTVHSLTQALSKFNNVRFFFIAPEVLAMPDYICEELEEMGIQYSTHSSIEEVVPELDVLYMTRVQKERFDASEYAHMKSAYILTADTLKDARQNMKVLHPLPRVDEITTDVDKTRHAYYFEQAENGVYAREALLALVLNDTL; from the coding sequence ATGGCGCATTCGTTATTTAACAAGCACATCATCTCCATACCAGAGCTCACTCGTAATGAACTGGAGCTTATCGTCAACACCGCAGCAAAGCTCAAGGCTGAGCCAAATCCAGAGCTGCTGAAAAATAAAGTTGTTGCAAGCTGCTTCTTTGAGCCTTCAACTCGAACTCGCCTTTCATTCGAAACCGCAGTTCAACGCCTTGGCGGCACCGTCATCGGTTTTGATAATGGTGGAAACACATCGCTGGCCAAAAAAGGCGAAACACTTGCCGATTCAGTGCAGGTTATTTCCTCTTACGTCGATGCCTTTGTGATGCGTCACCCACAAGAAGGCGCAGCACGCTTAGCCTCTGAATTCTCTAACGATGTTCCTATCGTCAATGGTGGCGACGGTGCGAACCAACACCCAACGCAGACCTTGTTGGATCTATTCTCGATTTACGAAACTCAAGGCACGCTCGATAACCTCAATGTGGCATTCGTTGGCGACCTAAAATATGGCCGCACCGTGCACTCATTGACGCAAGCGCTATCAAAATTCAACAACGTGCGTTTCTTCTTTATCGCGCCAGAAGTGTTAGCGATGCCGGATTACATCTGTGAAGAATTAGAAGAGATGGGCATCCAATACAGCACCCACAGCAGCATTGAAGAAGTGGTGCCTGAACTGGATGTGCTGTACATGACTCGCGTACAGAAAGAGCGCTTTGATGCGTCAGAATACGCACACATGAAGTCGGCTTACATTCTGACGGCCGATACGCTGAAAGACGCACGCCAAAACATGAAGGTGCTTCACCCACTGCCACGTGTCGATGAAATCACAACCGACGTCGATAAAACGCGACACGCTTACTACTTCGAACAAGCTGAAAACGGTGTATACGCTCGCGAAGCCCTATTGGCCCTAGTTCTTAACGACACTTTATAA
- the argF gene encoding ornithine carbamoyltransferase, translated as MAFNLRNRNFLKLLDFTPREIQHLLDLSMELKKAKYNGYEQPTLTGKNIALIFEKTSTRTRCAFEVAAFDQGARVSYLGPSGSQIGHKESMKDTARVLGRMYDGIEYRGFGQEIVEELGAYAGVPVWNGLTDEFHPTQILADFLTMTEFGRGKQLHEISFAYLGDARNNMGNSLMVGAAKMGMDIRLVAPKQFWPQEELLAQCREIAEHTGGNITLTEDVQEGVQGCDFLYTDVWVSMGEAKEAWAERINLMMPYQVNMEMIKATGNPHVKFMHCLPAFHGEDTTVGKQLAAEYPQLKDGVEVTDEVVESEYSIVFDEAENRMHTIKAVMVATLGS; from the coding sequence ATGGCTTTTAACCTACGCAATCGTAACTTCCTAAAACTACTAGATTTCACTCCACGCGAGATTCAACACTTGTTAGATCTTTCAATGGAGCTTAAAAAAGCGAAGTACAACGGTTACGAACAGCCAACACTGACTGGCAAAAACATTGCGCTTATCTTTGAAAAAACATCAACTCGTACTCGTTGTGCATTTGAAGTTGCCGCATTCGACCAAGGTGCTCGAGTGTCTTACTTAGGCCCATCTGGCTCTCAAATTGGCCACAAAGAATCAATGAAAGATACCGCTCGCGTTCTTGGCCGTATGTACGACGGCATCGAATACCGCGGCTTCGGCCAAGAAATCGTCGAAGAGCTAGGCGCTTATGCTGGCGTACCAGTGTGGAATGGTCTGACTGACGAATTCCACCCAACGCAAATTCTTGCAGACTTCCTAACCATGACAGAATTCGGCCGTGGTAAACAGTTACACGAAATCAGCTTTGCTTACCTAGGTGATGCTCGCAACAACATGGGTAACTCTTTGATGGTTGGCGCTGCGAAAATGGGCATGGACATTCGCCTTGTCGCACCAAAACAGTTCTGGCCACAAGAAGAGCTTTTAGCTCAATGTCGTGAAATTGCAGAGCACACTGGCGGCAACATCACACTGACTGAAGATGTTCAAGAAGGCGTGCAAGGCTGTGACTTCCTATACACTGATGTTTGGGTATCAATGGGCGAAGCAAAAGAAGCGTGGGCTGAGCGTATTAACTTAATGATGCCTTACCAAGTCAACATGGAAATGATCAAAGCAACAGGCAACCCACATGTGAAGTTCATGCACTGCCTACCCGCTTTCCACGGCGAAGATACAACCGTCGGCAAACAGCTTGCTGCTGAATATCCTCAGCTTAAAGATGGTGTAGAAGTGACAGATGAAGTGGTCGAATCTGAATACTCTATCGTGTTCGATGAAGCAGAAAACCGCATGCACACCATCAAAGCAGTCATGGTTGCGACATTAGGCAGTTAA
- the arcC gene encoding carbamate kinase, protein MTKQTVVVALGGNALLRRGEPLEADVQRRNIETAVKTISEIAKVYNVVLVHGNGPQVGLLALQGLEYKKVNPYPLDVLGSETQGMIGYMLMQEFKNYLPNRNISCMLTQMTVDPNDPAFADPTKPIGPIYEEAEARELAEKFHWIVKPDGQHFRRVVPSPRPTGIVEHEAITQLIDAGHLVICTGGGGIPVKKENGKLVGVEAVIDKDMSAAFLAKQLDADALLILTDADAVYLDWGKPTQHALRSTTPSELAKFEFDAGSMGPKIEASCEFIQQGGKVVGIGALEDGLQILQGQAGTNITKG, encoded by the coding sequence ATGACTAAGCAAACTGTTGTTGTTGCACTCGGTGGTAACGCCCTACTTCGTCGCGGTGAGCCGTTAGAAGCCGATGTTCAACGCCGTAATATTGAAACAGCGGTTAAAACCATCTCTGAAATCGCGAAAGTGTACAACGTGGTCCTAGTGCACGGTAATGGCCCACAAGTTGGCTTACTTGCCCTGCAAGGTTTGGAATACAAAAAAGTAAACCCGTATCCGCTGGATGTCTTGGGCAGTGAGACTCAAGGTATGATCGGCTACATGCTGATGCAAGAGTTCAAAAACTACCTGCCTAACCGAAACATCTCGTGCATGTTGACGCAAATGACGGTTGATCCAAACGATCCTGCGTTTGCCGATCCAACCAAGCCGATTGGCCCGATCTACGAAGAAGCGGAAGCGCGTGAATTAGCGGAGAAGTTCCACTGGATCGTAAAACCAGACGGCCAACATTTCCGCCGCGTTGTACCAAGCCCACGCCCTACAGGCATTGTTGAGCACGAAGCGATCACACAACTTATCGATGCGGGTCACCTCGTAATTTGTACTGGCGGCGGTGGCATCCCAGTGAAAAAAGAGAACGGCAAATTAGTGGGTGTTGAAGCGGTTATCGACAAAGACATGTCAGCGGCTTTCTTAGCGAAACAACTGGATGCGGACGCGCTGCTTATTTTGACTGATGCCGACGCTGTTTATCTTGATTGGGGCAAGCCAACTCAACACGCACTGCGCAGTACCACACCAAGCGAACTGGCGAAATTCGAGTTTGATGCGGGCTCAATGGGGCCAAAAATTGAAGCATCGTGCGAATTCATTCAGCAAGGCGGCAAAGTGGTGGGTATCGGCGCTCTCGAAGATGGTTTGCAAATCCTGCAAGGCCAAGCGGGCACCAATATCACCAAAGGTTAA
- the arcA gene encoding arginine deiminase, with amino-acid sequence MSKFYVGSEIGQLRRVLVHRPRRALTHLTPSNCHDLLFDDVLAVERAGKEHDAFTQTLRDQGVEVLLLTDLLADTLAVPEAKDWLLNCQVSDYRLGKTFANDVRCYLSDLPNLELAKILTGGLSYAEMPMKSSSMMQGMHAPTDFIIEPLPNHLFTRDTSCWVYGGVSINPMAKPARQRETNHVRAIYRWHPTFAGQDFIKYFGDEENISYDNSTIEGGDVLVIGRGTVLIGMSERTTAQGVEHLASSLFKHGQAKQVIAMQLPKHRSCMHLDTVMTHMNEDTFSVYPEVVSQDVQCWSLTGDESGTVNVKEEGYFVTAIEKALGVDKLNLITTGGDNFHAEREQWNDANNVLTVKPGVVIGYEGNTYTNEKYDKAGITVLSIPGDELGRGRGGARCMSCPIERDGI; translated from the coding sequence ATGAGTAAGTTCTATGTAGGTTCTGAAATAGGTCAATTACGCCGCGTTCTAGTTCACCGTCCAAGACGCGCACTGACTCACCTAACACCCTCTAACTGTCACGATTTGCTATTTGATGACGTACTGGCTGTTGAGCGCGCAGGTAAAGAGCATGACGCATTTACTCAAACGCTACGTGATCAAGGTGTTGAAGTTCTTCTTCTTACTGACTTGCTAGCAGACACACTAGCCGTGCCAGAAGCGAAAGATTGGCTGCTAAACTGCCAAGTATCTGATTACCGTTTGGGTAAAACATTCGCCAATGATGTGCGCTGCTACTTAAGCGACTTACCAAACCTAGAGCTAGCAAAAATCCTAACGGGCGGTCTGTCTTACGCTGAGATGCCAATGAAATCGTCTTCAATGATGCAAGGCATGCACGCACCAACCGACTTTATTATCGAGCCTCTACCAAACCACCTATTTACTCGCGACACGTCTTGCTGGGTATACGGCGGTGTATCTATCAACCCGATGGCGAAACCTGCTCGTCAACGTGAAACAAACCACGTTCGCGCTATTTATCGCTGGCACCCAACATTCGCGGGCCAAGACTTTATTAAATACTTCGGCGATGAAGAAAATATCAGCTACGACAACTCAACGATTGAAGGTGGTGACGTTCTTGTTATCGGTCGTGGCACAGTGCTTATCGGTATGTCTGAACGTACAACAGCACAAGGTGTTGAGCACTTAGCATCTAGCCTATTCAAACACGGTCAAGCGAAACAAGTTATCGCCATGCAGTTACCAAAACATCGCTCTTGCATGCACTTAGACACGGTAATGACTCACATGAACGAGGATACATTCTCTGTTTACCCTGAGGTGGTTAGTCAAGACGTGCAGTGCTGGAGCCTAACTGGCGATGAATCTGGCACTGTGAATGTGAAAGAAGAAGGCTACTTCGTAACAGCTATCGAAAAAGCACTTGGCGTAGACAAGCTAAATCTCATCACGACAGGTGGTGACAACTTCCATGCAGAACGTGAACAGTGGAACGATGCGAACAATGTGCTGACAGTTAAACCAGGCGTCGTTATTGGCTACGAAGGCAACACCTACACCAACGAAAAATACGACAAAGCAGGCATCACGGTTCTTTCTATCCCTGGAGACGAACTTGGCCGCGGTCGCGGTGGCGCACGCTGCATGAGCTGCCCAATTGAGCGTGATGGTATCTAA
- a CDS encoding YfcC family protein, with translation MTTETIKKAEKGGFFANFKFPSAYTILFILIALVALFTWIIPAGQYDRAMNEELGREVPVTGTYQTVEGNPQGVIDVLLAPIDGFYDHNSYEAAAIDVSLFILIIGGFLGLVTKTGAIDAGIERVTARLEGREELMIPILMALFAAGGTVYGMAEESLPFYTLLVPVMMAARFDPLVAAATVLLGAGIGVLGSTINPFATVIAANASGIPFTDGIVLRVGMLIVGWGICVAYVMRYARMVQADPSKSIVYDKYEENKAHFLGNASGEKLEFTATRKLILAIFGGSFAVMIYGVSVAGWWMAEISAMFLAATIIVGIVARMSEEEFTSSFIDGARDLLGVALIIGIARGIVVVMDRGMITDTILFSAEQMVTGLSSVIFINVMFFLEILLSFLVPSTSGLAVLTMPIMAPLADFAGVGRDLVITAYQSASGLVNLITPTSAVVMGGLAIARVPYVRWVKWVMPLIGILMVFCIVVLSIGALI, from the coding sequence ATGACTACCGAAACGATTAAAAAGGCAGAAAAAGGCGGCTTCTTTGCCAACTTTAAGTTCCCTTCTGCCTACACCATTTTATTTATTCTTATTGCGCTCGTGGCTCTGTTCACATGGATTATTCCAGCAGGTCAATACGACCGAGCAATGAATGAAGAATTAGGCCGAGAAGTACCGGTTACCGGCACCTATCAAACGGTAGAAGGTAACCCTCAAGGCGTGATTGATGTACTACTAGCACCGATTGACGGCTTCTACGACCACAATAGCTATGAAGCTGCGGCAATCGACGTTTCGCTGTTCATCCTAATTATTGGTGGCTTCTTAGGGCTAGTCACCAAAACCGGTGCGATTGATGCCGGTATCGAACGCGTTACCGCCCGCTTAGAAGGGCGAGAAGAGTTGATGATACCAATACTGATGGCACTGTTTGCCGCGGGCGGTACTGTCTACGGCATGGCAGAAGAATCACTGCCCTTCTATACCTTGCTAGTCCCTGTGATGATGGCTGCTCGCTTTGATCCTCTTGTGGCTGCTGCAACGGTACTGCTTGGTGCGGGCATTGGGGTTCTAGGCTCAACCATTAACCCATTCGCGACCGTTATCGCTGCCAACGCCTCTGGTATTCCATTTACAGACGGTATCGTGCTGCGTGTTGGCATGCTGATTGTCGGTTGGGGTATCTGTGTTGCCTACGTCATGCGCTACGCAAGAATGGTGCAAGCCGACCCAAGCAAATCAATAGTGTACGACAAATACGAAGAGAACAAAGCGCACTTTCTTGGCAACGCAAGTGGCGAAAAACTTGAATTCACTGCGACTCGTAAACTCATTCTAGCCATTTTTGGCGGCTCATTCGCGGTAATGATTTACGGTGTATCCGTTGCTGGGTGGTGGATGGCCGAGATCTCAGCCATGTTCTTAGCGGCGACCATCATCGTTGGTATTGTGGCCCGCATGAGTGAAGAAGAGTTTACTTCGAGTTTCATTGATGGTGCCCGAGACCTACTGGGCGTGGCGCTTATCATCGGTATTGCGCGTGGTATTGTGGTGGTGATGGACCGCGGTATGATCACCGACACCATTCTCTTCTCTGCAGAACAAATGGTCACCGGACTGTCTTCGGTTATCTTTATTAATGTGATGTTCTTCTTAGAGATCCTACTGTCATTCTTAGTACCATCAACATCAGGCTTAGCAGTACTCACCATGCCAATCATGGCACCGCTGGCCGACTTTGCTGGCGTAGGTCGTGACCTTGTTATTACCGCTTACCAATCCGCCTCTGGCTTGGTGAACTTAATCACACCGACCTCTGCGGTAGTAATGGGTGGCTTAGCGATTGCTCGTGTCCCTTACGTACGCTGGGTTAAATGGGTAATGCCGTTAATCGGTATCTTGATGGTGTTCTGCATTGTCGTACTGAGTATTGGTGCACTTATCTAA
- a CDS encoding anaerobic C4-dicarboxylate transporter family protein, whose amino-acid sequence MFLLELFVVLGCILIGARIGGIGLGVMGGVGLAVLSFIFGIQPTSPPINVMLMIMAVVAAAAAMQASGGLDYMIKIASGILRKNPRHITFIAPLVTYFFTMMAGTGHVAYSVLPVIAEVSRRSGIRPARPLGMAVIASQFAIVASPIAAAVVALVAFLEPQGITLADVLSVTIPSTFLGLACACVIVNKLGKELKDDPEYQRRMQDPEFRKEMEQEEAVENITITPQAKKSVGMFLFGALTVVVMGAFPSLRPQFDGSPMGMAHTIEIVMLTVAALIILICKPDGNAISQGSVFHAGMRAIVAIFGIAWLGDTFIGGHAAMVKEAVSGLVEVAPWTFAFALFALSVMVNSQGATTAVLVPVAIALGLPPAIIIATFVAVNGYFFIPNYGPIIASIDFDRTGTTNIGKYIFNHSFMLPGLLSMVFSIAFGLLLSNVMI is encoded by the coding sequence ATGTTTTTACTTGAGCTATTCGTCGTATTGGGATGTATCCTGATCGGTGCTCGTATCGGGGGGATAGGCCTCGGCGTTATGGGCGGTGTTGGCCTTGCAGTACTAAGTTTCATTTTCGGGATTCAACCAACCAGCCCACCAATCAACGTAATGTTAATGATAATGGCGGTTGTGGCAGCCGCAGCCGCAATGCAAGCTTCTGGTGGTTTGGATTACATGATCAAGATTGCCTCTGGGATTTTGCGTAAAAACCCTCGCCACATCACTTTCATTGCTCCTTTAGTAACCTATTTTTTCACAATGATGGCAGGTACTGGCCACGTTGCTTACTCGGTTCTTCCAGTTATTGCCGAAGTGAGCCGTCGTAGTGGTATTCGCCCTGCGCGCCCACTAGGTATGGCCGTTATCGCATCACAATTTGCGATTGTTGCAAGCCCAATTGCGGCAGCGGTTGTCGCTTTGGTTGCCTTCTTGGAACCACAAGGCATCACGCTAGCTGATGTTCTTTCCGTCACTATCCCAAGTACTTTCCTTGGCCTTGCTTGTGCTTGTGTCATTGTCAACAAACTCGGTAAAGAGCTCAAAGACGATCCTGAATACCAACGCCGCATGCAAGATCCTGAATTCCGTAAAGAGATGGAACAAGAGGAAGCGGTTGAAAATATTACCATCACACCACAAGCGAAAAAATCAGTCGGTATGTTCCTATTTGGTGCGCTGACGGTTGTTGTCATGGGGGCATTCCCATCACTTCGCCCTCAGTTTGATGGCTCACCGATGGGTATGGCACACACTATTGAAATCGTCATGCTAACGGTTGCAGCTCTTATTATTTTAATCTGTAAACCAGACGGAAATGCAATTAGCCAAGGTTCTGTATTCCACGCCGGTATGCGTGCGATTGTTGCTATTTTCGGTATTGCTTGGTTAGGCGATACCTTCATTGGTGGCCATGCTGCAATGGTCAAAGAAGCGGTATCGGGTCTAGTAGAAGTTGCACCATGGACATTTGCATTCGCACTATTTGCTCTATCAGTAATGGTAAACAGCCAAGGTGCAACCACGGCAGTTCTTGTACCTGTGGCGATTGCTTTAGGGCTTCCGCCAGCAATTATTATTGCAACCTTCGTTGCGGTTAATGGTTACTTCTTTATTCCAAACTACGGTCCTATCATCGCGTCAATTGACTTTGATCGAACGGGTACCACGAATATAGGTAAGTACATCTTCAACCACAGCTTTATGCTCCCAGGCTTACTAAGTATGGTATTTAGCATTGCGTTTGGTCTGCTGCTATCGAATGTCATGATCTAA